One Glycine max cultivar Williams 82 chromosome 1, Glycine_max_v4.0, whole genome shotgun sequence genomic window, GATTAATGATTTGTAATGTTTCATGATTAATGAAATGCTATGATTTATTtcccttcaatttttttgtgttttgttttgtgtataaGTTCAAACTTTTTGGCCTTGTTAATGCCAAAAAGGGGAGATGAACTGCATATTTGCTTGCATTGCATAAGCATTTGGAAAGAACCAGTTTATTGCTTTTATTGTTtgcatttgcattagcattagtgAAATTATAAAGTAAgatatatgatgatgatgatgatgatggtgatattaatttatcttttcttaaGTGTTAAGTTTTTTCATGATTGACTTAAACTTGAAGATTGGAGAAGAGCTCGAAGCTAGGAGAAGAGCTTGAAGATGTTGAAGATATGGGGAACATCATGAAGACTTAAGCTTGAAGCTTAGAGAAGagcttgaagatgttttgtcttttacatgcccaactcacttgagtggcatttgtattggttgttatattgaatgttgcatcttagtcCACATCATATCATTTATGCATCATGTATCATCATAAGTGAGTGAGAAGAAaatttctaaagttagaaaaatTCTTCAGAAGGCAAAACTCTCTGTTTCAATCAATTACATCAttatcataatcgattacacaaaattGTTTTTGAGACAATGAATGATTTATTCAGGAGTCTTTGCTCTAATCGATTATCACGTgatataattgattacttctCTTTCTTTAAGTATTTCAGAAGTGAACAAGAACACTTAAGTCAATTACTTTGAGTATCTAATTGAGTACATTGTTCTTAAGTTGTTTCTAGTTTttggaagaacactttaatcgattaaaaagataatctaatcaattacttcattgaattaatcgattaccttgtagatttaattgattataagcggttataacttttttctctataaataatcaCCTTGTGTTCTCTTCAAAACAACAACGAAAACACAATATTTGGAGCTTCTATTTGAGCTAAGAACAAGTGTTGTTGTTAgtcaaagaaagaagagaagaaaaatgctTAGAAATAGTAACTCACAACTTCAAATCTTTTTATTATGAAGATCTTTTTGTGATTAGTGAGTTGTGTTACTTTCTTGAATTCAAGAAGCCATCTTATTCAGTCAAGCAAGGTTTTACGGAAAAGATTGATCAGGTCATGTCTATCTTTGACTCTAGTTTTTTGTGTATGGTTTTACACATCTCTTCTTTGTGCATGAATTTctgaaggcatgctagaatGAATGTTTCTAGTTTGGGTTATtgattttcattctattttcgACACTTAATGTTATTCTTGCCAATGATATGGTGCACACACTATATAGGTTCTTTGGCTCAAGCCTTTTTCAGCATACATACAATTTGAGGTTTTAGCTCTAATTtattctcagttttcttctttCACTCTGTGATctgctctctctttttttttaattctaatttatTCCAACAATTTCTCTTTTATATGGCTGGTGGTTTCTCGCATTTTCTCCTGGATTGGTTCTAGCGTTTTCTTGCTCGCTACTACTAATATAGGTAAAAATAATactctttttttccccttctgCAAACTTTGAATGACAATAAGTGAAAGGAAACATAAGATTTTAAGAGTTGTTTGTTAGAAATTGCAGTTTCCCTAAAGAAGATGGATTTCGAATATGTAAGATTTTtccgttttttttttggttgatgtgatttttattagttCTCTTCACAACTACAAAAAGAagcttctacatcggttgaaaaCGGGTATCTACGACGGGCCCCACACCGTCTTTGTTCCAGATGTCGTTGTATGTGGACAACAACGACATCGGTCATACTAGGACCCATCTTTGTAATGTTAGAATACAACGTCAGTGCCTATATAACAATAGAcgttataaaaaatgattcgACGATGCACATGGTGAAGAACCCGTCGTTGTTGTGGTCCATTTCAACGTCGGGTACGCGAAGACCCATCGTTGTTGTGGTCCATTTCAACGTCGGGTACACGAAGGCTCGTCGTTGTTGTGGTCTAGTTCAACGTCGGGTACGCCTAACACTTGTATTTGTTGGGTTTTCTTTCAACATCGGCGGCGTGTTCACCCGTCGTTGTTTGATAGTATGTCAACATCGGTGGTGAGTACACCGTCGTTGTTCTTCGAAGTTTCAACGACGGGTTTTTATAAGGACCGTCGTTGAAGTAGTTCCCCTGCTCACAAAATTTGGGTTAtaccattcaaatttcaaaaacaaagctACACTTTGGTTATCAGTTATAAGGAACAAACAAATATTACTCACATGTTGTTCACATCTCCAAGATTCAGACAACAACAAACATTGTATGTGCCACTCACCTTGGAAATTGAATTATGTGCCACTGCTGCACTACCTTTTATCAAAACCTATATGTAGCATACATTATATGTTGAACGATAAAGACATCATTCATGATTAAAACCTAAGTTGCAAGTCCACCCTTAACCCAGCCCTTCTAAATTATCAGTATccaattaaaatcattttgaaattcagaACTTGGCAGTATGTGATATACATATAAATAGTAATAACAACGAGAGGGAGGGCAGGGACCAAAAGCAGACCCAATGATCAAGCCCTATGGAATAACAcgtccttgaaaataattaacatgTGCTATAATACCGTTACTGCTAGTCTAACCCTCAGTCCATAATCATATCTTAGAACTAACAGACTCAGACCAAAGTTTAATGATGCTTCTGATAGAAAACAAGGCAGCAAGTAGGGTTCACCGCGAATATTGAGAAGATAGATAGAACATACCTGTATACAACTGCGTTGAACCATTGCTATTCATAGAAATTGTTACTAGTCTTCTGTCTTGGCCCAAAGATAAAATTTGCATCCTTTCAGGCCAATCAGAATTTAACCTTCGTGCAAAATCTTCCACTTCCctacaagaaaagaaacaaagtcATCACATGCAACATAAAagacaaaacaataaaataaagaactcaACAATTAGTTGACAAGATTATCCTCTTTCATAGGTTATATTTTGATATGACCATTCCACAAGTTgtcaactaaaattaaataaatgaatgaactACTATATAAGGAAAATGCAGCACGCTCAATACTGAATTCAATTAAGCAAGAATCCTcttgattaataataattttaatggaATGCAATGAATAAAACATGCACTAAACCAGTAAGGAAGATTCTGCATTTCATCAAATGACGATGTTAATTGCATGCAGCATTCAAAATTTGAGAATTTCACCCAACTGCTTTAGCAGTAATTACCTGAGCATCTGACAAACTCCTCAAGAACTCtctttaatcataattttcatcCCCTGGTCGCCTTCCCTTGGCATCCCTGCAATCTCTGTACCAATACCATATAAAACAGATAGCTtcataaaaatcataatataaacCAAAATATTATTAGACTGAAAAAGTGACACTGACAGTTGATATAATGTATGCCTAGCTGATCAATTCAACAATTCATGTAAGCCTAGCTGATCAAATTTTAGAAGTAGAACATTTGAGTATAATGTATTAACTTATAGTTCATCAATCCACAAACAAGGAGGAAACACACCTCTTCAATGCTTGTGCTGCTAGTCATTTTGCTGCTAGTGAACTTTAGGAGCGGAATCAAAGCAAAAGCAAGGTCAAATGATAATATGAACTGCTCAAATGATAAAATCACTTATTAGAACAATCTTGTGGTAGATAATCCACGTGTTGAATAACTAGTCTTGAACCCAAATTTAGgtatataataaacaaacaagaacaaaagatTATGTCAATTACCTTCGAAATAACTTGTGAGGCAGATTCAACCAAAATATCCAGCCCCAAGGTAGCCATCACTCATGCAAAAACAATGATACCCTGCACAGGAAATCTTATTAGTTATTAGCATGTACCTCTACCAAGCAACCATCCAATGACTGTGGACACTTCATTCGTTCACTTAATTGCTGCAGTGGCAAGCTTGGTGGTACAACATCTACACTAAATTGTTGTTGTGGTAATCAAATGCAGATGCAATGTAGTAGAAGGGGGTAATGACAATATATTACtacaattatatcaaatttaGTAGGTAATACTAAGAACAAAAAAGCACGACGTTTGGCCGCATCACCATTATAGGAATTGTGAATGGTCACTGTATTAGTAGCATGACTGAAAATAAGATAGTTGTTGtctaaaataacaaaacaattgTCTCAAATACAGGAAAAAAGAATACTCCGAAGCCATCATTAGCCGTTTTTACTTATTgctgtctttaaaaaaaatgttgcccATTTCTTTCGAGTTGTGGTGATGTTGTCGATGTCCAACAGTGTCTCATCAGCAAACCACTGCAagtattcatattttaaagttagtaatgcaaatataaaaattcagttCCAATTGCACTGAAGTTTATGCATACCATGGACCAGTCACTCTTTATGTCGTTGGTTATGAtgttccacatccaatgcattaTGTAATATCCACATTCATAACATCTGGTTTGAACGTGACTCTACATATggaaaaaatttgaatatcGTATACATTACATAATTACATGACTTAACTAGACAACAATAACGCATGGTACATAGCTGACTTACCTTAACTTCAATCCACTTAGGTGCAACTACCTTAGTTTCAGGAGACAAGGTCGTCTTCAATTTCGTCATTACACTGGTTTTAAAAAAGCACATCAACGCATATAGAACAACATGTTGAATGATGACCATTAAAGAAGGCTTGTAAAAAGTTATATGGTATGAGATAACCTATTAATTGTAGCTTTGATATGCATACCAGGTTTCCTACGCAACGAACACAACCAAACCACAACATGTTGCCTAGGACACAAAAGTACGAGCTGCCAATGTGCCCTGCATGTCATGCTCATTAGATACGTATACACCCAAACACCATTTGAAGTATGTTTGTTAAACAGCACTTACTAATGGAAGTAAGGTCCAATGTACACCTCTCAGTCAGATTCCTTAAGCCATCTTTCATGATATTGTTGGCATTCGCTGCGTGTATCCTTTGAACAAACCAACGACTGTGGCTCAAGGAATGCATACATGGAACCTTGACTGAATATCTGACTCCACTCATGCATATACCTATTCACATGATTTGAAAGTATTGTACTGGATCATGATATAGAATGAATGAGGAACAAATAAATGAAGGATTTCACTTACATTAACCATAATTGTAAGACAGATATGTTAAGACTTTTGTCTCCTGCTATTATTTCACTAACATCTGAATATGTTATGAATATCGATGTCGGTGCATCTACAATTCCAAAGCAGCTCCCATCAAAGTTGATTTCAACTGGCTTGTCGTAAATATCGAAACTGTACTTTATCAAGCCACGCAACGGATCATCTGCGTCCACATTAGCCGGCTTTGGCGCATGTGCATCCTCGTTGTGCGGAATACTTTCTGGATCCTACATGGTTAATGAAAGTGGGTGAGTATTTGTAGTGTAATCTATGAATGTTTTACTTTAGGTATGTCAAATCAAACATCTTACCTCATCTAATACAGCTTTCACAAGGTGTGTGGGCCAAGCTACAAATGTATTGACGGCTTGCTTCACATATTGTATTTCTGAGGTGGCATAGGGGACCTCAGCCTCAGGATCGATAATTGTTTCCACACTTACCCTGACAACATCATCTGCATATGCCACTGTGTGTATGATTGAATCCCCCTCCATTATTTTCCCCATGGCCACCAACCTTAGTGTACCATCCTTACGCTGCACATACAGTCCCATCAATGGTATGGCATCAGCATGATGTTCTTGTGAAGGCTGGACATTGATAACAACATTACTTCCCTTAGTGCTGACACGCGCACCTAATTGTTGTATGTCCAACTGAATTTGGAGCGACTCTGGGGATCCTTTATTTGACAACTCTTTTTTAATAGCCTCTTTCAATGCATTGGTCATTATTTCCAAGCtcattttattttcctcttctAGCTGAGTCCTCAATTCTTCCCTAATCTGACCAGTCATGTCTTCCCTAAGCCTTGCAACAACTTCATCTAGTTGTTGTTGGCTGATGGATGTGGACGAGCTGCTGCATGTCCTTGATGCCCTTCCGTAGTACTGAGTAATAGTCACACCTGAGCCTGCTGCCCGAATGCGACCCCCATGGTcaggtcgcccaatggcagtgTTCAGTATGTCTTGCCGACCATGGGGTACAAACGAACCTTGCGTTACCTGCTCTTCTAAGGAGTCCTACACAAAACAAGTGACACAAAAAATACACAGCGTGCAGTCATTGTCATTACAAAAATACTTAAACATATGAACATTGCAACATATTAGTGaacttactattttatctgCAATTTCCTGTGCCGACTCAGATGTCATATTGCCAACAGCCCTGGTCCGAGAAACCTTCCACTAAACATGTCTTTTTATTGGAGATGGGGGGTCATCAAGACTTGCTGGATTATCACTCAACAATGCTTCCTCTTGTATCCTTTTTCGTTTCTCGTCTAACAATTTCTTCTGAAGCAAATCATATCCCCCACGTGAAAGTACGTGAGGGCAGTCGTTGTGTTTTTGAATTGATTGTGCTCGTTTCCTAATACCCTGTAATGTGACATACATAATTGCGGaaacttttttcaaattaaaataatcaaattggtaaaaaaatattcatttgaaGTTACGATAGACAGATTCAactaacctcccagttatgtgTGAGCCGAGTTTCTTCAAATTGTTTCCACGCTTCAGGATCTAGTCcatattttgtcacaacatccTGCATTTGTTGACCTTCACTCTTAGCAAACACAAATTTGCTAGTCAATGTGGACTTAAATTGCCGCCATCTCGTTGCTACTGTTGACATAACCTTCGTCTTAACCTTCGTAGCTTCTGCGATATCAAACTTTGCCTACATAAATACATTAGTCAAAATAAAGGGTTAAAGGCAGCCAAATGTATATCATTATACAATACTAGCAATCAGCAAGTAGTCAATGACAATGTTCTGCCACAATACCCCCAGTAAAGCAAAAGCATGCAATCAGCATATAATGTAAGTTTAGCATGCAATCACAACCTTAAAATTTAACATCGAAattgaagaaataataaatgaaaaaaaactttatgtGAAACCGAAAACAGTTATTGCCTTAAAGTATGAATTCCTAGAAAATTTGGTTTTCATGGTTGTTAAGAACATGCTTCAGCCTTGGCAGAAACTGTCAAAACTTTAGCCAATAGTCTATATGATCCCAACGATAGATAATAGTTAAATAAACCCACAGGTTAATCTTCAACACCGTTCAAAtgacaaatgataaaaattatcttttttaatgtcTGATTTAGAAGCTATTAGCACGGCAAATTAGTCGAAGATCAAGGGATCTTATACCAAAATTCATATCTAACTTTCCCATTTGAAGATCGTGCTTTTTAAAACAAGTCCACTTATTAGGCAGGGAAACAAGAAGATCGTGCAACTCATAAACCATATACTCAAATAGCAAGTAAATAGATGATTCAACAACATATTGTCCAACACTTTCACTCTATATGATATAAATCTATCAAGGTGtaataatttcaaatatcaTTTGCAAGGGATGAAAGACTGTTGACAAGAGTAAGAgccaaaagaaataagaaaatttttcaAAGCTTAATCGTAAAAGTAAAAGCTATAGAAGATTCAACTAATTTAGAgtccaattaaaaaattgtcttactTCTATAATTTGAACATAAATTCAACAAGTAATGATATATTTATACTGAAATTCTCATAACAGAATTTGTCTTTTGTGATTTCAGAATATCAGCAATTCGTTATTCTTGTTCCCTAATTACTAGCACCGAATCTTTTAGGTACGTGGGCCTCACAATCCTCCTTTTAGTTTTACTCACTAATTGCACCTCTTTGTTTGGTTGGTGTACCCCTATTGTTGCTACTGTAGCATCTTCCTCTTGACTTGCTATGTTATCCCCTGTATTTGATGAGTTGTCACTTTCCATATTCTGTAGTTAGTTTTAAACATTGACTGCATTATCAAAAACTAGAAAGCAACTGTGTCTCTTTGAAAAGGAGATGAATTAATGAATACATTGTGATCTTGTTTCAATTCTTTTGTGGACATATTGCAGTATAAGTCTTCAATAGTCTACGAATATTGCACAAAGTGGTTTAAGTCAGGATGCATTAATTTGCCCTGGGGTTTGTATGTGGTGTGGAGGACCGGCTGGTTTTATGTATTCACTTGGTGGGTCCTAGGCTTATTTGCTTACTGTGAGTTTCATTTACCAAATTAGTGCATTGCAGATAGTTTGATCCATATGTAGCTTTTCTAAAGTGGCtaaataaatctaattttatgtttgattctATTGTAAGTGTGTGTAAATTTGGTATGTCCAGATGATGCTGGCATAATATTCTTTCAGCATACTAAATAATTGTAGAGAGAAATTATTCAAAGATATGAATGAATTGGGATGTGTTGCCCTTGGGGCAAATAATTTCAAAAGGAAACTTTACAAACTACTCTACTAATGAAAATTTTGTAAGAAATGACTAATTTTAACCATTCATATAACATTAAAATGTGta contains:
- the LOC106799520 gene encoding uncharacterized protein, with translation MESDNSSNTGDNIASQEEDATVATIGAKFDIAEATKVKTKVMSTVATRWRQFKSTLTSKFVFAKSEGQQMQDVVTKYGLDPEAWKQFEETRLTHNWEDSLEEQVTQGSFVPHGRQDILNTAIGRPDHGGRIRAAGSGVTITQYYGRASRTCSSSSTSISQQQLDEVVARLREDMTGQIREELRTQLEEENKMSLEIMTNALKEAIKKELSNKGSPESLQIQLDIQQLGARVSTKGSNVVINVQPSQEHHADAIPLMGLYVQRKDGTLRLVAMGKIMEGDSIIHTVAYADDVVRVSVETIIDPEAEVPYATSEIQYVKQAVNTFVAWPTHLVKAVLDEDPESIPHNEDAHAPKPANVDADDPLRGLIKYSFDIYDKPVEINFDGSCFGIVDAPTSIFITYSDVSEIIAGDKSLNISVLQLWLMYMHEWSQIFSQGSMYAFLEPQSLVCSKDTRSECQQYHERWLKESD